The Anaeromyxobacter sp. sequence GTGGTGAACTCGTTGAGGTTGTCGTCGCCCTCGTACCCGGCCATCAGCCCGGTGGGCCGGTTGGACAGGTCGATGCAGATCTCCCCCTCCTCCGGCGCGGCGTTCCCCTCCTCGTCGAGGAGCGCGATGGTGTACCCGGGCAAGGCGCGGCCCATCGAGCCGGGCTTGAGCACCTGCCCGGGCGAGTTGCCGATCTGGGCGGTGGTCTCGGTCTGCCCGTAGCCGTCGCGGATGACCACGCCCCAGGCCTTGCGCACCTTCTCGATGACCTCCGGGTTGAGCGGCTCGCCGGCGCTGAGCGCCTCGCGCACGTGCACCGGGTGGGTGGCCAGGTCCTCCAGGATGAGCATGCGCCAGACCGTGGGCGGGGCGCACAGGGTGGTGATGCGGTGGGTGGCCAGCATCTCCAGCAGCCGCCTGGCGTTGAAGCGGGCGTAGTTGTAGACGAAGACGGTGGCGCCGGCGTTGAACGGGGCGAAGAAGTTGGACCAGGCGTGCTTGGCCCACCCGGGAGAGGAGATGTTGAGGTGGACGTCCCCCTCCTGCAGCCCGAGCCAGTACATGGTGGAGAGGTGGCCCACCGGGTAGCTCTTGTGCGTGTGGATCACCAGCTTGGGCTTGGCGGTGGTGCCGCTGGTGAAGTAGAGCAGCACCGGCTCGGAGGCCATGGTGTCGCCGTGCGGGAGGAAGACCGAGGCCTCCTCGTAGGCCTGGTCGAAGGAGAGCCAGCCCGGCACCTGCTCGCCCACCACGTGGCGGCGCTGGTCACCGGCCAGGCCGCGGAACTTCTCGGTGCCGGCGCTGTCGGTCACCACGTGGCCGATGGCGCCCCGCTCCAGGCGGTCGGCCAGGTCCTCGGGGGTCAGCAGCGTGGTGGCCGGCACCACCGCCGCCCCCAGCTTCATGGCGGCCAGCATGACCTCCCAGATCTGCACGCAGTTGCCCAGCATCATGAGGATGCGGTCGCCGCGCGCCACGCCGTGGCGCCGGAAGTAGGTGGCCACGCGGTTGGAGCGCTCGGCCAGCTCGGCGTAGGAGACCTTCACCTCCGCCCCGTACTCCTCGACGATGTGCAGGGCGGTGCGGCCGTTGCCGTCGGCGATGATGTCGAACCAGTCGAGCGCCCAGTTGAAGCGGTCGATGACCGGCCAGCGGAAGTCCCGCACCGCGGTGTCGTAGTCGGTGCGGTGGGCCAGCAGGAAGTCGCGTGAGCGGCGGAAGAGCTCGGTCGTGGACACGGTCGGCCTCTCCTCGCGCCCGAGGGCGCGGGCCTGGTGGGGGTCGGTGGGTGCGGGAGGAGTGTGCCAGGACTGCCGGGCGCCGGTCGTGACGCGCTGCGTCGACGGAG is a genomic window containing:
- a CDS encoding AMP-binding protein — encoded protein: MSTTELFRRSRDFLLAHRTDYDTAVRDFRWPVIDRFNWALDWFDIIADGNGRTALHIVEEYGAEVKVSYAELAERSNRVATYFRRHGVARGDRILMMLGNCVQIWEVMLAAMKLGAAVVPATTLLTPEDLADRLERGAIGHVVTDSAGTEKFRGLAGDQRRHVVGEQVPGWLSFDQAYEEASVFLPHGDTMASEPVLLYFTSGTTAKPKLVIHTHKSYPVGHLSTMYWLGLQEGDVHLNISSPGWAKHAWSNFFAPFNAGATVFVYNYARFNARRLLEMLATHRITTLCAPPTVWRMLILEDLATHPVHVREALSAGEPLNPEVIEKVRKAWGVVIRDGYGQTETTAQIGNSPGQVLKPGSMGRALPGYTIALLDEEGNAAPEEGEICIDLSNRPTGLMAGYEGDDNLNEFTTRHGHYHTGDVATRDEEGYVTYVGRADDVFKSSDYRISPFELESALIEHEAVAEAAVVPSPDEVRGLVPKAYIILKPGKVPGRELALEVFRFLRRRLAPYKRVRRLEFSDLPKTVSGKIRRVELRKREQARGPGGARGEREFWQDDFPELK